TCCTGCTCGGTCGAGTCGTGCAGGTTCGGCGCGAACTTGCCGGAGGACATCGCGATGCCGCGTCCGGTGAAGTTGTGGCAGGACGCGCAGTTGAGCCGGAACAGCTCAGCACCGCGCGCCGGGTCCTCGCCCCGCAGCGCCTCGCCGGCCTGCTTGGGGGACTCCGGTCCACCGCCGTAGGTCTGCACGTACGCGCCCAGCGCGTCGATCTCCTCGGGCGTGAACTTCGGCGGCTTGCGGATGGCCTGCGCTTCCTGGCGCACCATCGGCATCCGGCCGGTGGAGACCTGGAAGTGCACGGCGGCCTCGCCGGTGCCGACCAGGCTCGGTCCGCGGTCCTGGACGCCCTGCAGGTTGGTGCCGTGGCAGGAGATGCAGGCGTTGTTGTAGAGCTGCTCGCCCTGCCTCACCAGAGCCGGCTCCGCAGCGGCCTGCGCGGTCTGCGGCTCGGGAGTCACGACGGTGTACAGCCCACCGGCACCCACCAGCGCGATGCCCAGCGCCAGCACACCGGAGATCCGCCTCTTGAGCTTCGAGCCCGCGCGGTTCCGTTTCTTGTTGGTGGTCATGAGAGCGGCAACCCTTGCTGTCCGGTTCGGGGAGTTCTGTTTCGACCTCGTTCTAAGAAGCCGATCGAGGAGACTCGGCTCCTCGTCATCATGGGACGAGGTAGATCACGGCGAACAGGCCGACCCACACGATGTCCACGAAGTGCCAGTAGTACGACACGACGATGGCGGCGATGGCCTGCGCGGGCGTGAACTTGCTCAGCTTCGTCCGGATGATCAGGAAGACGAAGGCGACCAGCCCGCCGATCACGTGCAGCCCGTGGAAGCCGGTCGTCATGTAGAAGACCGTGCCGTACGCCGACGAGGCGATGGTGGTCCCGTGCTTGACCAGCTCGACGTACTCGTAGGCCTGGCCGAAGACGAAGACCGAGCCCATGAGCAGCGTGAGGACGTACCACCGGCGGAGGCCGAAGACGTCACCGCGCTCCGCCGCGAACACGCCCCACTGGCAGGTGAACGAGGACAGGACCAGGATCACCGTGAACGGGAGGGCCCACGCGAGGTTCAGATGGGTCGGCGCTGGCGGCCACGGCCCCTCGTTCTGCGCCTTCACCGTGAAGAACATGGCGAAGAGCCCAGCGAAGAACATCAGCTCGCTGGCCAACCAAACGATGGTGCCTACGCTGACCATGTTCGGCCGGTTCAGCGAGTGCACGCGTTGACTGATTGAGGGCGCTGCCGTTGTCACGCGACGCATTATGTCTTGCAGCTTTTCCGCTCGCGCCTTCGGGTCCACCAGGTCGACCGAGGGGTGATCGGATCGCAATCCGGAGGTGACGCACCGTGAAAGGCATCCGCGCCCGCTGGTCCGCCCGGCTGGCCGCCCGCCGCGCCCGCCGCAAGCCCGTGATCAGCGCCGATGATCCGGCGCTGCGGGTCGTGGTGACCGCCTACGACGAGACCGAGGCGGCCTCGACGGCGCTAGCCCGAGCGGATGAGTGGCAGTCCGGACTACCTGCGGTGCTGCGCCACCACCTGGCGCTGCCGGAGCGCTCGATCGAATCGGCCCGCGGTCTGCTGAGCGCCGACGGCTGGGATCTGCGCCCCGGCGGGCGCGGAGCGGAGCGCGGCGGCCCCGGACTGACCGCGATGATCGCGCTGCGTGTTCAGGAACTCGATGCGTTGCATTGCTCACAGGAGAGCTCGCGGATGGCCGGGCTGGCCCAGCGGCACGGCGGCCAGGTCTACGGCTGGGACGCGCTGCAGCCGGGCCCGGACGCGCCGAGCTGATCGATTTCGCCGGGCGACTACTGTTCGTCCCGGTCCGGCCGCTAGCATCCGGGGAAGTTCGCGACCTCGCCCGGCCCACCGCCGGGGCGTCCCGCAGACACTGAGGAGCCGTCGATGAGCGCACCGACCACCACCGTTCTCGTGTTCAGCCACCGCCCCGAGGTCCGGGAGGCGATCATCACAGCGATCGGTCGGCGCCCGGCTCCGGATCTGGGCCGGCTGCACTACGTGGAGGTCGGCACCGTCGCCGACGTGCTCAGCGAGGTCGACGCGGGCAGGGCGGACCTGGTGATCCTGGACGGCGAGGCGCAGCCCACCGGTGGCATGGGCGTGTCGCGGCAGCTGAAGAACGAGATCGACGACTGCCCGCCGGTGGTCGTGTCGGTGCGCCGCAAGGACGACCGATGGCTCGCCACCTGGTCGCAGGCCGACGCGGTGCTGGTGCACCCGCTCGACCCGCTGGCCGCGGCCGAGACCGTCGCCGAGGTGCTGCGCACCAGCGGCAAGCCGGTCCCGGCCTGACCCTGGCCGACTGAACCCCTCCGGCGCGGATTGACCGCGGTCGGATGTGGGTACCGGAACTCCAGACGACTACGGCGGCGGCCCCCTCTCGGTCCGCCGCTGTCGGCGCTGGTCCAAGAACCTGTCGGCGAAGCCGTCCGCGCTTGTGAAGCGGCGCCAGCCGCTTGCACCCACCCGTGCAAGACGACCACCGGCGGGTTCTCAGAGGCTTCCTGGCGAGGACAGCCCTTCCGCCGTGTATTGGACATACATCAGGAAGGGCTCCCGCAGTCCAGGGAGCCTCTGAGGTTCCGCTGAGTGACCATCTACGTAAAGTGACTAAGAACAGCCATCAGCACGGAAGAAGAAGCGTGGGAACCATGGCGGGAAGCTGGGCGGGACTGCTGGGCAGCCTGGTCGCGGGTGAGGACCTCTCCGCGGAGGACACCGCCTGGGCGATGGACCTGATCATGTCCGGGGAGGCCACCCCGGCGCGGGTCGCGGCGTTCGTCGTCGCGCTGCGCGCCAAGGGCGAGACCCCTGCCGAGATCCGCGGCATGGCCGACGCCATGCTCGAGCACGCGCGCCCCGTCGACATCGCCCAGCGCGCGGTGGACATCGTCGGCACCGGCGGCGACCGCTCCGGCAGCGTGAACATCTCCACCATGGCCGCGATCGTGCTCGCCGCCGCGGGCATCACCGTGGTCAAGCACGGCAACCGGGCGGCCTCGTCGAAGTGCGGCACGGCCGACGTGCTGGAGGAGCTGGGCGTGGCCATCGACCTGCCGCCGGAGGGCGTGCGGCGCTGCGTCGAGGAGGTCGGCATCGGGTTCTGCTTCGCGCCGGTGTTCCACCCCGGCTTCAAGCACGCAGGCGGCCCGCGCCGCGAGATCGGCATCCCTACCGCGTTCAACCTGCTGGGCCCGCTGACCAACCCGGCGCGCCCGGTGGCCGGCCTGATCGGCTGCGCCGATCGCCGGATGGCGCCGGTGGTGGCCGAGGTGTTCGCCGCCCGCGGCAAGTCCGCGCTGGTGGTGCGCGGCGACGACGGCATGGACGAGATCACCACCACGACGCCGAGCACCGCTTGGGTGGTGCACGACGGGATGGTCCGCGAGGACCGGATCGATCCGCGGGACTTCGGCATCGCCTACGCCCGGCCGGAGGACCTGCAGGGC
This portion of the Saccharopolyspora antimicrobica genome encodes:
- the qcrC gene encoding cytochrome bc1 complex diheme cytochrome c subunit, with the translated sequence MTTNKKRNRAGSKLKRRISGVLALGIALVGAGGLYTVVTPEPQTAQAAAEPALVRQGEQLYNNACISCHGTNLQGVQDRGPSLVGTGEAAVHFQVSTGRMPMVRQEAQAIRKPPKFTPEEIDALGAYVQTYGGGPESPKQAGEALRGEDPARGAELFRLNCASCHNFTGRGIAMSSGKFAPNLHDSTEQDIYEAMLTGPQNMPKFSDRQLTPEEKKDIIAYVKSVTNGNNNPGGNDLGGYGPGTEGVIAWVVGIGALIGLTLWIGARA
- the ctaE gene encoding aa3-type cytochrome oxidase subunit III; the encoded protein is MRRVTTAAPSISQRVHSLNRPNMVSVGTIVWLASELMFFAGLFAMFFTVKAQNEGPWPPAPTHLNLAWALPFTVILVLSSFTCQWGVFAAERGDVFGLRRWYVLTLLMGSVFVFGQAYEYVELVKHGTTIASSAYGTVFYMTTGFHGLHVIGGLVAFVFLIIRTKLSKFTPAQAIAAIVVSYYWHFVDIVWVGLFAVIYLVP
- the trpD gene encoding anthranilate phosphoribosyltransferase — encoded protein: MAGSWAGLLGSLVAGEDLSAEDTAWAMDLIMSGEATPARVAAFVVALRAKGETPAEIRGMADAMLEHARPVDIAQRAVDIVGTGGDRSGSVNISTMAAIVLAAAGITVVKHGNRAASSKCGTADVLEELGVAIDLPPEGVRRCVEEVGIGFCFAPVFHPGFKHAGGPRREIGIPTAFNLLGPLTNPARPVAGLIGCADRRMAPVVAEVFAARGKSALVVRGDDGMDEITTTTPSTAWVVHDGMVREDRIDPRDFGIAYARPEDLQGGDAVVNAKAVHDLLAGAKGPVRDAVLLNAAGAMVAYEGPGEDISAQLGAALGRVGEAIDSGAAAELLSRWARTSTALR